From Gammaproteobacteria bacterium, the proteins below share one genomic window:
- a CDS encoding D-alanyl-D-alanine carboxypeptidase, with translation MKCFSQYLTLLMLFVSASSFAAAPILPSPPTLDARAYLLLDYHSGEILAEKGIDDPVEPASLTKLMTAYVVASELASAHVSLDDRVTVSEKAWRMGGSRMFIEVDTQVAVEDLLTGVIVQSGNDASVALAEHVSGTEEAFAAIMNQHAIQLGMSGSSFVNSTGLPDPDHYTTTRDMAILAAALKRDFPYIYDLHAMREFTFNGIRQFNRNKLLWRDESVDGVKTGYTDSAGYCLVASAQRGDMRLISVVMGSTSENTRVKASQALLNYGFRFFETHMLYEAFEPLTRERIWKGKSETLDLGLDKALYVTIPRGQYERLDATVQLNTPIIAPVEMAQPLGMVKVTLAENDLAERSLIALQSVPKGNLFHRMADAVRLLFH, from the coding sequence ATGAAATGCTTTAGCCAGTATCTTACGCTGCTGATGCTGTTTGTGAGCGCCAGCAGCTTTGCGGCTGCGCCTATCCTACCGTCGCCGCCAACGCTCGACGCCAGGGCCTACCTGCTATTGGATTACCACAGTGGCGAAATACTGGCGGAGAAGGGCATCGATGACCCTGTGGAACCCGCAAGCCTTACAAAATTGATGACTGCCTATGTGGTAGCAAGTGAATTGGCCTCTGCGCATGTCAGCCTTGATGACAGGGTCACTGTGAGTGAGAAGGCTTGGCGCATGGGAGGCTCCCGAATGTTTATCGAGGTAGACACTCAGGTCGCTGTCGAAGATCTCCTTACAGGTGTGATCGTGCAGTCGGGCAATGATGCAAGTGTGGCACTTGCGGAACATGTCTCGGGCACTGAAGAGGCTTTTGCAGCGATCATGAACCAACACGCAATACAGCTGGGCATGAGTGGAAGCAGTTTTGTGAACAGTACGGGGCTCCCGGATCCAGACCACTACACGACCACACGTGATATGGCTATCCTTGCAGCGGCATTGAAACGGGATTTTCCCTATATTTATGATCTGCATGCAATGCGCGAGTTTACCTTTAATGGGATCAGGCAGTTCAATCGCAACAAACTGCTGTGGCGGGATGAGTCGGTCGATGGGGTCAAGACCGGCTACACGGATTCGGCAGGCTATTGTTTAGTGGCATCCGCCCAGCGTGGTGATATGCGACTCATTTCCGTCGTGATGGGTTCCACGAGTGAGAATACGAGAGTCAAAGCCAGTCAAGCACTATTGAATTACGGGTTCCGTTTTTTTGAGACCCATATGCTTTATGAGGCATTCGAACCGCTGACCCGTGAGCGAATCTGGAAAGGGAAGTCGGAGACGCTAGATCTGGGACTGGATAAGGCGCTCTATGTCACTATACCGCGGGGACAGTATGAGCGGCTTGATGCAACGGTGCAGCTGAATACACCGATCATTGCGCCGGTAGAGATGGCACAGCCACTGGGTATGGTCAAAGTAACGCTGGCAGAGAATGATCTGGCGGAGCGCTCTCTGATCGCCCTACAGTCTGTGCCCAAGGGCAACCTGTTCCATCGCATGGCAGATGCCGTCAGACTGCTGTTCCACTAG
- a CDS encoding D-amino acid aminotransferase produces MSIVYLNGEYLPIDKAHISVLDRGFMFGDSIYEIIPAYSGQLFRLEQHLQRLDRSLKSIRLVNPLTPHEWQQMLQRLLEKNGAGDQSVYLQVTRGVAERDHVIPPQLTPTVFAMCQSMDQGRKETGVAAVTLTDFRWKRCDIKATTLLPNVLLRQEADDRGATEAILLREGRVTEGAASNVFIVLEGVVKTPPKSHLLLPGITRDFVLELLASAGIPHQEIEIDKMELRRAEEIWVTSSIREIVPVIKLDDQPVGDGRPGHMWGKVISLYQAHKRAPKNAATARAS; encoded by the coding sequence ATGTCCATTGTCTATCTGAACGGAGAGTATCTGCCGATTGATAAGGCCCACATATCGGTACTCGACCGTGGATTTATGTTCGGTGACAGCATCTATGAGATTATTCCTGCCTATTCAGGGCAACTCTTCCGGCTGGAGCAACACCTCCAGCGCCTCGATAGAAGTCTGAAATCGATACGTTTGGTTAATCCGCTGACGCCGCATGAGTGGCAGCAAATGTTGCAGCGACTGCTGGAGAAAAATGGTGCAGGGGATCAGTCCGTCTATCTTCAAGTAACACGCGGTGTTGCAGAGCGCGACCACGTCATTCCACCGCAGCTTACACCCACTGTGTTTGCCATGTGTCAGTCCATGGACCAGGGCCGTAAGGAAACCGGTGTTGCCGCCGTTACGCTAACGGACTTTCGTTGGAAGCGTTGTGACATCAAAGCTACGACACTGTTGCCCAATGTCCTGCTGCGTCAGGAAGCGGATGACAGGGGGGCAACAGAGGCAATACTGCTGAGGGAAGGGCGCGTCACCGAGGGTGCTGCAAGTAACGTATTTATTGTCTTGGAAGGCGTGGTCAAAACGCCGCCCAAAAGTCATCTCCTCCTGCCCGGTATCACTCGGGACTTTGTCTTGGAGTTACTGGCGTCTGCTGGTATCCCTCATCAGGAGATTGAAATTGACAAAATGGAACTCCGTCGTGCTGAGGAAATTTGGGTCACAAGTTCGATCCGGGAAATCGTGCCGGTCATCAAGCTCGATGATCAGCCCGTGGGTGATGGTCGGCCAGGGCACATGTGGGGAAAGGTCATATCGCTGTACCAGGCGCATAAGCGCGCGCCAAAGAATGCAGCGACGGCTAGAGCCTCTTAA
- a CDS encoding M1 family aminopeptidase, with translation MPIVDAESDLSCAAADEAFSGPDTEKHYPPDLGLEPLHIDIDLHVDLGNETTNGTVITTVQARRDGIRILRLDALDFEDLEVWDVDDKPLTHRYDGHAITISWEEPFINSEERRIAVCYRVTQPVSGLFFSKPTDAYPDDPWFAATDHETERARYWLPCIDLPNVRTRLDFHLRADGRFTILANGSLIDEIEHDDGTKTAHWRLEYRCPSYLASFAIGDFMRIDDDAVGDIPIAYFAVPRFSEADLRRSFGRTRDMLVWMIEKLGMPYPFPKYFQFALPSFYGAMENISLVSWNDIFILDEILAKEWEQFVDAVNVHEMAHSYFGDAVVCRDFAHAWLKESWATYMEQCWFEDSLGEDEGQYEFYRNAVAYLTEASERYQRPIVTRQFRSSRDMYDRHLYPGGACRLHMLRRVLGDDVFWNAVSDYLKRYAGKVVETDDFRRVLEEGSGRSLGQWFDQWFFTPGYPSLKVRFKYDESSSQGTFEIEQKQVDRDKGIPAFMLETAIGWTLDGQDHSQPVTLEYAKHTFTVDIPRPPEQVRFDPETKVLVKLDFNPGDTLLRCQLNAAKDVIGRILAARELAKTGKHGNIRAIIDAYATERFWGVREQMAKSLGKVGVEAGLQGILEIIPMEGDPRVLEAVFHAAASYRDPRIKDAVLERLDGELPYRARMAAYEGLGAQRGDAPWELLLEAAAREDFSGFMQSGAFRGLAATRKSEAVDILLERVPYGATQHRGRPAAVAALAELGSVQEAGRREQIVEALVDLLRDPVEKVRRAAAEGLKTVHATEAIPALEAYRSALPQQEQVKLDRLLDKLRVDEKPTERSLQKQLEELRDKFRTLEDRLQKLESGLED, from the coding sequence ATGCCCATCGTTGATGCGGAGTCCGATCTAAGTTGTGCGGCCGCTGATGAAGCTTTCAGTGGACCGGACACAGAAAAACACTATCCGCCTGACCTTGGACTTGAGCCCTTGCACATCGATATTGATCTGCACGTCGATCTTGGGAACGAAACCACAAATGGTACGGTCATCACCACGGTTCAGGCCCGACGTGACGGGATTCGGATTCTGCGCCTGGACGCACTTGACTTTGAAGATCTTGAAGTCTGGGACGTAGATGATAAGCCTCTAACCCACCGGTATGACGGTCATGCGATCACGATTTCCTGGGAAGAACCTTTTATCAATTCGGAGGAGCGCCGCATAGCCGTCTGCTACCGTGTGACCCAGCCAGTCAGTGGTCTTTTCTTCTCGAAGCCGACGGACGCCTATCCTGATGATCCATGGTTCGCAGCGACCGACCATGAAACCGAGCGGGCCAGATATTGGTTACCCTGTATTGATCTGCCCAACGTCAGAACGAGGCTTGATTTTCATCTGCGTGCGGATGGACGCTTTACTATTCTCGCCAATGGCAGCCTGATTGACGAGATCGAGCATGATGATGGGACCAAGACCGCCCATTGGCGTCTTGAGTATCGCTGTCCAAGCTACCTTGCGTCCTTTGCCATTGGAGACTTCATGCGCATCGACGACGACGCCGTTGGTGATATCCCCATTGCCTATTTCGCTGTGCCACGTTTCTCTGAAGCCGACCTACGCCGATCCTTTGGGCGCACGCGCGATATGCTGGTATGGATGATCGAAAAACTCGGTATGCCATATCCGTTTCCGAAGTACTTCCAATTTGCCCTCCCGAGCTTTTATGGTGCCATGGAAAATATTTCGCTGGTCAGTTGGAACGATATCTTCATCCTGGACGAGATCCTGGCAAAGGAGTGGGAGCAGTTTGTCGATGCCGTGAATGTCCATGAAATGGCCCATAGTTATTTTGGTGACGCTGTTGTCTGCCGCGACTTTGCCCATGCTTGGCTCAAGGAATCGTGGGCAACCTACATGGAACAATGCTGGTTCGAGGACAGCCTTGGAGAGGATGAAGGACAGTATGAATTCTACCGCAATGCCGTGGCCTACTTGACTGAGGCCAGTGAGCGTTATCAGCGACCTATCGTGACACGGCAGTTCAGATCATCCCGTGATATGTATGATAGGCACCTTTATCCAGGTGGCGCCTGTCGTCTGCACATGCTCCGGCGTGTGTTGGGGGATGACGTATTTTGGAACGCCGTATCGGATTATCTAAAGCGTTACGCCGGTAAGGTTGTAGAGACGGATGACTTTCGGCGTGTCCTGGAGGAAGGTTCTGGACGTTCCTTGGGGCAATGGTTCGATCAATGGTTTTTCACGCCGGGCTATCCGTCGCTGAAGGTGCGATTCAAATATGACGAGTCCAGTTCGCAGGGTACTTTCGAGATCGAACAAAAACAAGTCGACCGCGATAAAGGCATACCGGCTTTTATGCTTGAGACAGCGATCGGCTGGACACTGGATGGTCAGGATCACTCTCAGCCCGTGACACTTGAATATGCAAAACATACCTTTACTGTCGATATCCCGCGGCCACCGGAACAGGTCCGGTTTGATCCCGAAACCAAGGTGCTCGTAAAACTTGACTTTAATCCAGGTGACACCTTGCTCCGTTGCCAGCTTAACGCCGCCAAGGACGTTATCGGGCGGATCCTGGCTGCCAGGGAGCTGGCGAAGACGGGGAAACACGGCAATATTCGGGCGATCATTGACGCATATGCCACGGAAAGGTTCTGGGGTGTGCGAGAGCAGATGGCAAAGAGCTTGGGTAAGGTTGGGGTGGAGGCAGGGCTTCAAGGGATCTTGGAGATCATTCCAATGGAAGGTGATCCGAGGGTTCTCGAAGCCGTCTTTCATGCAGCGGCAAGCTACCGCGATCCGCGTATTAAAGACGCCGTGCTGGAGCGTCTAGACGGCGAACTGCCGTACCGCGCGAGGATGGCGGCCTATGAAGGCTTGGGTGCTCAGCGTGGCGATGCACCCTGGGAACTGCTCCTCGAGGCGGCAGCGAGGGAAGATTTTTCAGGCTTCATGCAGAGTGGGGCGTTTCGGGGGTTGGCCGCCACCCGCAAGTCAGAGGCTGTCGATATACTCTTGGAAAGAGTTCCCTATGGGGCGACTCAGCACAGAGGCCGCCCGGCGGCGGTTGCCGCGCTTGCTGAGCTTGGTAGCGTGCAGGAGGCGGGGAGGCGGGAGCAGATTGTGGAGGCGTTGGTTGACTTGCTACGCGATCCGGTGGAAAAGGTTCGACGTGCAGCGGCGGAAGGTCTGAAGACTGTGCATGCTACGGAGGCGATCCCGGCGCTGGAGGCCTATCGTAGCGCATTGCCGCAGCAGGAACAGGTCAAGCTGGATCGCCTGTTGGATAAATTGAGGGTGGATGAAAAGCCGACGGAGCGTTCGCTGCAAAAGCAGCTTGAGGAGTTGCGGGACAAGTTTCGCACCTTGGAAGATCGCCTCCAGAAGCTCGAATCTGGACTTGAGGATTAG
- the queD gene encoding 6-carboxytetrahydropterin synthase QueD codes for MEIFKEFVIEAAHSLPNLPEGHKCRRLHGHSFHVAVHIAGDVDAKLGWVIDFAEIGEKFQPLFDQLDHTYLNDVEGLENPTSENLARWIWKRLKTSLPQVSRIVVRETCTAGCIYEGSDS; via the coding sequence ATGGAGATCTTTAAAGAATTTGTTATCGAGGCGGCGCACAGTCTCCCCAATCTGCCGGAGGGGCACAAATGCCGCAGGCTGCACGGGCACTCTTTTCATGTTGCGGTGCATATTGCTGGGGATGTCGATGCTAAGTTAGGTTGGGTTATCGATTTTGCCGAGATCGGCGAAAAGTTTCAGCCTTTATTTGATCAGCTTGATCATACCTATCTCAACGATGTTGAAGGACTGGAAAATCCAACCAGCGAAAACCTTGCGCGCTGGATCTGGAAGCGCCTTAAAACCTCCCTTCCCCAAGTCTCAAGGATCGTGGTACGGGAGACTTGTACTGCTGGATGCATCTATGAAGGGAGTGATAGCTAA
- a CDS encoding LEA type 2 family protein, with protein MNPANARLFLLIYASLALAGCASIPSELEPLRLTLKNIELLNATFFEQQYLLTLRLQNPNDFDLDIKGMSFDLEINDEEFASGVSNEAFNVPGYGEAITRVAVTSTLIGILRQFQELSQREALAYRFKGKIKIGTFGAPVPFDYKGELTLTPGDDATDRSRSI; from the coding sequence ATGAATCCAGCCAACGCCCGCCTCTTTTTGCTGATCTATGCGAGCCTCGCCCTCGCCGGCTGTGCTTCCATTCCATCCGAGCTTGAGCCTCTCCGCTTAACACTCAAGAACATTGAGTTACTGAATGCTACCTTTTTTGAACAGCAGTATCTGTTGACGCTACGTTTACAGAACCCAAACGATTTCGATCTTGACATCAAGGGAATGAGCTTTGACCTTGAGATCAACGATGAAGAATTTGCAAGTGGCGTCAGTAATGAGGCTTTTAATGTCCCGGGATACGGCGAGGCGATAACACGCGTTGCGGTCACCAGCACGCTGATCGGTATACTGCGTCAGTTTCAAGAACTCAGTCAGAGGGAGGCTTTAGCGTACCGCTTTAAAGGAAAGATCAAGATCGGGACGTTTGGTGCACCGGTGCCCTTTGACTACAAAGGGGAACTGACACTCACACCGGGCGATGATGCCACCGACAGGAGCCGCAGTATCTAG
- a CDS encoding isocitrate/isopropylmalate family dehydrogenase gives MDIIETTELLGDGIGPELREVVHAVADALPVKFRFHPVDFSLEARERNARACYDDADHSMRRTKLALKYPTITKTESPNAVIRQLCNFSVILRPVMSIKGISSNFKENVFLYIVRIATGGTYDDPGRPIGKDAAISIRIVEREPCRQAAVFAFRLARAKGLKVTSSSKHTIQRITDGLFQSVVEEVHQAFPDVSHNVELFDALLAKIILNPDDFQVILVLNEYGDFLSDMASGLVGSLGTGASGNFSFDENDDVNIAMFDPAGGTAPDIAGQNKANPTAMLLSLGMLFDHIDRYDIGHALRLSILSAISDGERTQDIGGTLGTKEFVQRVIERLPDHLPAHAA, from the coding sequence ATGGACATCATTGAGACCACCGAATTATTGGGTGACGGAATAGGGCCTGAGCTCAGGGAGGTGGTACATGCTGTCGCAGATGCCTTGCCGGTTAAGTTTCGTTTTCACCCGGTGGACTTCTCCCTTGAGGCACGTGAGCGGAACGCACGGGCTTGCTATGACGACGCAGATCATTCGATGCGTCGGACCAAACTGGCATTGAAGTATCCAACCATTACGAAGACCGAGAGTCCCAATGCCGTAATTCGCCAGCTATGTAATTTTAGCGTGATCTTGCGTCCCGTTATGTCGATCAAGGGGATCTCGTCAAACTTCAAGGAAAATGTGTTCCTGTACATCGTTCGTATTGCCACCGGCGGTACCTACGATGATCCAGGCCGTCCCATTGGCAAAGATGCTGCGATATCCATTCGTATTGTTGAACGTGAGCCGTGCCGACAAGCTGCGGTGTTTGCGTTCCGATTGGCGCGGGCCAAAGGGCTCAAGGTTACGTCCTCATCGAAGCACACCATACAGCGCATCACAGACGGCCTCTTTCAGTCTGTAGTCGAAGAGGTGCATCAGGCCTTTCCGGACGTATCGCACAATGTGGAGCTCTTTGATGCTTTGTTAGCCAAGATCATCCTGAACCCGGACGACTTTCAGGTGATCTTGGTTTTGAATGAGTACGGTGATTTTCTTTCAGATATGGCCAGCGGCTTGGTCGGAAGCTTGGGGACAGGGGCTAGTGGCAATTTCAGTTTCGATGAAAATGACGACGTCAATATTGCTATGTTTGACCCGGCCGGTGGGACGGCGCCCGATATCGCTGGCCAGAATAAGGCGAATCCGACTGCCATGTTGCTTTCATTGGGCATGCTGTTCGATCATATCGACCGCTATGACATCGGCCATGCGCTGCGCCTGTCTATACTTTCTGCAATCAGTGACGGGGAACGCACCCAGGATATCGGCGGTACGCTGGGCACAAAGGAGTTCGTTCAGCGGGTAATTGAGCGACTGCCCGACCATCTCCCTGCGCACGCCGCATAA
- a CDS encoding ABC transporter permease, with amino-acid sequence MSIKRDLIAYQTIVRKEVTRFTRIWIQTILPPAISMTLYFVIFGQLIGPRIGKMGGFSYMEYIAPGIIMMAVINSSYTNVVSSFFGAKFQKHIEEMLIAPIPNFVILAGYITGGVVRGLMVGVVVTGVALFFTGLHINNFLVMASVVLMTAILFSLGGFLNGVFATKFDDISIIPTFVLTPLTYLGGVFYSITLLPDFWQSVSHANPVLYMVNTFRYGILGVSDINIFTAFAIIIVFITALIAASLYVLNRGIGLKA; translated from the coding sequence ATGAGTATTAAAAGGGATCTAATTGCATACCAAACCATCGTCAGAAAGGAAGTGACCCGTTTTACCCGAATCTGGATACAGACGATCTTGCCGCCTGCCATTAGCATGACCCTTTATTTCGTCATCTTCGGGCAGCTCATCGGCCCGCGAATCGGAAAGATGGGCGGCTTTAGCTATATGGAGTATATCGCGCCAGGCATCATCATGATGGCTGTAATCAACAGCTCCTACACGAATGTCGTCTCTTCGTTTTTTGGCGCCAAGTTCCAGAAGCATATCGAGGAAATGTTGATCGCGCCGATACCCAATTTCGTTATCCTGGCTGGCTACATCACCGGCGGTGTTGTACGTGGCCTGATGGTCGGAGTAGTCGTAACGGGCGTCGCGCTCTTTTTCACAGGCCTTCACATAAACAACTTTCTGGTGATGGCATCCGTGGTGCTCATGACCGCGATTCTATTTTCACTTGGCGGATTTCTAAACGGTGTGTTTGCAACAAAATTTGACGATATATCTATAATCCCCACTTTTGTCCTCACACCGCTGACCTACCTTGGCGGTGTGTTCTACTCCATTACGCTTTTGCCCGATTTCTGGCAGAGCGTCTCGCACGCGAACCCAGTTCTTTATATGGTGAACACCTTTCGGTATGGGATCCTGGGCGTATCAGATATCAACATCTTCACCGCGTTCGCGATCATCATTGTATTTATCACCGCGCTCATTGCGGCAAGCCTCTATGTCCTCAATCGAGGGATCGGTCTTAAAGCGTGA
- a CDS encoding ABC transporter ATP-binding protein, which translates to MNALQIQGLRKTYANGLEALKGIDIVVREGDFRALLGPNGAGKSTTIGIITSLVTKTAGKVFVFGKDIDKELEAAKSYIGLVPQEINFSQFESGLQIVVNQGGFYGIEKRLAYERAEKYLKKLGLWEKRHDRSRTLSGGLKRRLMIARALVHEPKLLILDEPTAGVDVELRRSMWEFLKEINSRGTTIVLTTHYLEEAESLCKDITIIDKGKIIEDTSMKQLLTKLNIETFVLDLKRRLPSPPTIDGYRIQLIDESTLEVDVSKNQSINELFRLLSENDIEVLSMRNKANRLEELFLRLVDNNGSGTEPISRRL; encoded by the coding sequence ATGAATGCACTTCAAATCCAGGGACTTCGCAAGACCTACGCCAATGGCCTGGAGGCCTTAAAGGGCATTGATATTGTCGTCCGTGAGGGGGATTTTAGGGCACTCCTCGGACCGAATGGTGCTGGCAAGTCAACCACCATCGGGATCATCACCTCGCTCGTGACGAAGACAGCCGGCAAAGTCTTTGTCTTCGGCAAGGATATCGATAAAGAACTGGAAGCCGCCAAGTCGTATATCGGTCTCGTGCCACAGGAGATCAATTTCTCGCAATTTGAATCGGGCCTCCAAATCGTGGTGAACCAGGGCGGATTTTATGGGATTGAGAAGCGCCTCGCGTATGAGCGTGCAGAAAAATATCTTAAGAAACTGGGGTTGTGGGAGAAACGGCATGATCGCTCGCGGACGTTATCCGGTGGTTTAAAGCGTAGGTTAATGATCGCGCGAGCGCTCGTTCACGAACCCAAGCTTTTAATACTGGATGAGCCAACGGCCGGCGTAGACGTAGAGTTGAGACGATCCATGTGGGAGTTTCTAAAAGAAATCAACTCACGTGGCACAACCATTGTCCTAACAACGCACTATCTGGAAGAAGCGGAATCCCTGTGCAAGGACATCACCATTATCGACAAGGGCAAAATCATCGAGGACACATCTATGAAGCAGCTTCTAACGAAGCTCAATATCGAGACCTTTGTATTGGATTTGAAGAGGCGTCTCCCGAGCCCACCTACCATTGACGGATATCGAATTCAACTCATCGACGAATCTACCCTTGAAGTCGACGTCTCCAAAAACCAAAGCATCAACGAGTTATTCAGATTACTTTCGGAAAACGACATCGAAGTCCTGAGCATGCGAAATAAGGCAAACCGGCTGGAAGAGTTGTTCTTGCGACTAGTCGACAACAACGGCAGTGGAACCGAACCCATATCAAGGAGGCTTTAG
- a CDS encoding SPOR domain-containing protein encodes MVKPTQTLALTILSLSLAGCALPAAVKLGLLAGGAASYLTTGKGLSDHAVSAALEEDCAWHRIVTEGALCRDDEHADSTLTSVEEPGQTAATKMAASPTSEDTVAPSSEISVAGAASPQIYLVIGSFRIVENAERYRVRHEAFNSHIVTTEIGGERRYRVVAGPFKDKNVELARSLLAAAGATDSWPLYDVPAFSSANRNS; translated from the coding sequence ATGGTCAAACCAACACAAACGCTTGCGCTCACCATCTTGAGCTTGTCGCTCGCCGGTTGCGCGTTACCCGCCGCTGTCAAGCTGGGCCTGCTCGCTGGCGGGGCAGCCAGTTACCTCACCACGGGTAAGGGGCTCAGTGATCACGCCGTGTCCGCCGCGCTGGAAGAGGATTGCGCCTGGCATCGGATTGTGACCGAAGGTGCGCTATGCCGGGATGACGAGCACGCAGACTCAACGCTCACGAGCGTGGAGGAGCCCGGGCAGACGGCAGCGACGAAGATGGCTGCAAGCCCGACATCCGAGGATACCGTAGCGCCATCATCTGAGATTTCGGTGGCCGGGGCAGCGAGCCCACAGATCTACCTCGTCATCGGGAGCTTCAGAATAGTGGAGAATGCCGAGCGCTACCGGGTGCGTCATGAAGCCTTCAACTCCCACATCGTCACCACTGAGATTGGCGGCGAGCGCCGATACCGCGTTGTGGCGGGCCCCTTCAAAGACAAGAATGTGGAACTTGCCCGATCGCTCTTGGCTGCTGCGGGTGCGACCGACAGCTGGCCCTTATATGACGTCCCGGCGTTCTCCAGCGCCAATCGAAATTCCTAA